A DNA window from Prochlorococcus marinus XMU1406 contains the following coding sequences:
- a CDS encoding DMT family transporter translates to MNSILNWFLMILPFALWGTSMAAMTPLVSSAGPEFVASLRLLPAGILVLITTYLFKKDLKIYKCDWKWFFVFTIVDATFFQLFLTYGIEKTGAGLGSVLIDSQPLLVAILARAIFGNLINPIGWLGLLFGLGGIVFLGVPQEFLGNWWLMADKSINDVAFNFGELWMLAASLAMALGTILIRFTCTKSDPVAVTGWHMVLGSLPLIIKHCLQSNFTIIPDWSIFDWGLMSFASIFGGAIAYGLFFYFANNKEITGFSTLAFLTPVFALLSGGVWLDERLTIVQWIGVVFVLISVFFVSQRKSLWENKFSDTTI, encoded by the coding sequence ATGAATTCAATCCTAAATTGGTTTTTAATGATACTCCCTTTTGCACTTTGGGGTACTTCAATGGCAGCTATGACTCCCCTAGTATCAAGTGCTGGGCCAGAGTTTGTGGCCTCTTTAAGATTGCTCCCTGCAGGGATTCTTGTTCTAATAACAACATATTTGTTTAAAAAAGATTTAAAAATTTATAAGTGCGATTGGAAGTGGTTTTTTGTTTTTACGATTGTCGATGCCACCTTTTTTCAGTTGTTTTTAACTTATGGGATTGAAAAAACTGGAGCAGGTTTAGGTTCTGTCTTAATTGATTCTCAACCGCTTTTGGTAGCTATTTTAGCGAGGGCAATTTTTGGTAATTTAATTAATCCAATAGGATGGTTAGGACTACTTTTTGGCTTGGGAGGAATAGTATTTTTAGGAGTTCCACAAGAATTTTTAGGAAATTGGTGGTTGATGGCTGATAAGTCTATTAATGATGTTGCGTTTAACTTTGGAGAACTTTGGATGCTTGCAGCTTCTCTCGCTATGGCATTAGGAACAATTTTAATTAGATTCACATGTACTAAAAGTGATCCAGTTGCAGTTACAGGTTGGCATATGGTTTTAGGGAGTTTGCCCTTAATTATTAAGCACTGCTTACAATCCAATTTCACAATAATTCCAGATTGGTCAATATTTGATTGGGGACTCATGTCATTTGCAAGTATTTTTGGAGGAGCAATAGCGTATGGATTGTTTTTTTATTTTGCTAATAATAAAGAAATAACTGGATTTAGCACTCTTGCATTTTTAACACCTGTATTTGCCCTTCTCAGTGGAGGTGTTTGGTTAGATGAAAGACTCACTATTGTGCAGTGGATAGGAGTGGTGTTTGTTCTAATATCGGTATTTTTTGTTAGCCAGAGAAAGAGTTTATGGGAAAATAAATTTTCTGATACTACTATTTAA
- the sppA gene encoding signal peptide peptidase SppA, whose amino-acid sequence MIWPFRRKSKKRMARIVIDEPITSSTRVSVLKALKQIEDREFPALIVRIDSPGGTVGDSQEIYSAIKRLKDKGCKVIASFGNISASGGVYIGVASDKIVANPGTITGSIGVIIRGNNLSELLDKIGIKFETVKSGVFKDILSPDKPLSQEGRDLLQGLIDESYKQFTEAVSEGRNLSVEEVRKFADGRIFTGTQALELGLVDKVGDEFVARELAAEMVNIDPKIQPLTFGKKKKKILGLIPGSRMIEKVFNNVFFEFDSSNKILWLYKP is encoded by the coding sequence ATGATTTGGCCTTTTAGACGTAAGTCAAAAAAAAGAATGGCTCGTATAGTAATTGATGAGCCTATTACAAGTTCAACAAGAGTTTCAGTCCTCAAAGCTCTTAAACAAATTGAGGATAGAGAATTTCCTGCTTTAATCGTGAGAATTGACTCTCCTGGGGGTACTGTTGGGGATAGCCAAGAAATATACTCTGCTATTAAAAGACTAAAAGATAAAGGATGTAAAGTCATTGCTAGTTTTGGGAACATCTCAGCATCGGGAGGTGTTTACATTGGTGTTGCATCTGACAAAATAGTTGCGAATCCAGGTACAATCACAGGTTCTATTGGTGTGATTATAAGAGGAAATAATTTATCTGAATTATTAGATAAAATCGGCATTAAATTTGAAACTGTTAAAAGCGGTGTATTCAAAGATATACTTTCTCCAGATAAACCTCTAAGTCAGGAAGGTAGAGATCTACTTCAAGGACTGATAGATGAAAGTTATAAACAATTTACTGAAGCTGTTTCTGAAGGAAGGAATTTATCTGTTGAAGAAGTAAGAAAATTTGCTGATGGAAGAATTTTCACTGGTACACAAGCGCTCGAACTTGGTCTTGTTGATAAAGTTGGGGATGAATTTGTTGCAAGAGAACTAGCTGCAGAAATGGTTAATATTGATCCCAAAATTCAGCCCTTAACATTTGGAAAGAAAAAGAAGAAAATACTTGGACTAATTCCTGGAAGTAGAATGATTGAAAAAGTTTTCAATAATGTCTTTTTTGAATTTGACTCATCTAATAAAATACTTTGGTTGTATAAGCCTTGA
- a CDS encoding ArnT family glycosyltransferase: protein MILLNSKKRLLNSTIVLISGIIIFILGLGSTGLVDETPPLFAAAARAMSESGDWITPKVNGMFRFDKPPLIYWLMGFFYSLPKNEIWDSFGTLSARLPSALGSLFLMLMIGDTLFCWPQKSDRQFLTPIVASLSFALSPLIIIWSRTAVSDALFTGTLGISLLLFWRRMASENNNQCISAWVFLGFAILTKGPVAFVLALLTISSFLFSQKNWKTLLCKINPNKGFLITILVSVPWYILELIKEGKPFWDNFFGYHNFQRYTSVVNNHAEPFWFFLYMMILASLPFTPFLYHGIFKAFNDFLKSSKQSCNVTETLYTYSLCWLASVLIFFSLSATKLPSYWLPAIPAAAILISNSFINLKNSSKSYLYLWIFNILILFGVSMSFFFSNNWLSSINDPEMPNLASELITTGIIFKAKLFFSSFTLLAIILFSLKSKNILIYLQILLLIGQSFLMSPIRKLADTSRQLPLRNISKLILDIREGRETLAMIGIRKPSLHYYSRQIIFYEPNTEEGLINLSERLNNDRRENYEDQPDYEYKSLLVVIDELSSRRKQWSKINHQKLGKFGIYNLWRIQKSDLNKYSKLLVNSGYKSDWKNRKVEKF, encoded by the coding sequence ATGATTCTTCTGAACTCCAAAAAAAGACTTTTAAACTCAACAATAGTTTTAATTTCTGGGATCATTATATTTATTTTGGGTTTAGGTAGTACAGGACTGGTGGATGAAACGCCCCCTTTATTTGCGGCTGCGGCAAGGGCGATGAGTGAATCTGGTGACTGGATAACTCCAAAGGTCAATGGAATGTTCCGCTTTGATAAGCCTCCATTAATATATTGGCTAATGGGTTTTTTTTACTCATTACCGAAAAACGAGATTTGGGATAGTTTCGGGACACTCTCAGCAAGACTTCCTTCAGCTTTAGGATCATTATTTTTAATGTTGATGATTGGAGATACTTTGTTTTGTTGGCCACAGAAGAGTGATAGGCAATTCCTAACTCCAATAGTTGCATCATTAAGCTTTGCTTTGTCTCCACTAATAATTATCTGGAGTAGAACTGCCGTGAGTGATGCCCTTTTTACTGGAACCTTGGGGATTAGCCTCCTTTTGTTTTGGAGAAGAATGGCAAGTGAAAATAATAATCAATGTATTTCAGCGTGGGTATTTTTAGGTTTTGCAATCTTAACTAAAGGACCTGTTGCATTTGTTCTGGCATTATTGACTATTTCATCTTTCTTATTTAGTCAGAAGAATTGGAAAACGTTGCTTTGTAAGATAAATCCTAATAAAGGTTTTTTAATAACAATACTTGTAAGTGTTCCATGGTACATATTAGAACTCATAAAAGAGGGAAAGCCTTTTTGGGACAATTTTTTTGGTTATCATAATTTTCAAAGATATACCTCAGTGGTAAATAATCATGCCGAACCATTCTGGTTTTTTCTTTACATGATGATATTGGCTTCATTACCATTCACGCCTTTTTTGTATCACGGGATATTCAAAGCCTTTAATGATTTCTTGAAAAGTTCAAAACAAAGTTGCAATGTTACTGAGACCCTCTATACCTATTCTCTATGTTGGTTAGCATCAGTTTTAATTTTCTTTAGCCTTTCTGCTACGAAACTACCAAGCTATTGGTTGCCAGCAATTCCAGCAGCGGCAATCTTAATTAGTAATAGCTTTATAAACTTAAAAAATTCAAGTAAAAGTTATCTATACTTATGGATTTTTAATATTTTAATTTTGTTTGGTGTTTCAATGTCATTCTTTTTCTCAAATAATTGGTTAAGTTCAATAAATGATCCTGAAATGCCTAATCTTGCATCTGAACTAATAACCACTGGGATAATTTTTAAAGCCAAATTATTCTTCTCTTCATTTACACTTCTTGCAATAATTTTATTTTCTTTAAAATCCAAAAATATCCTTATTTATCTTCAAATTTTACTTTTAATTGGGCAATCTTTTTTGATGTCCCCAATAAGGAAATTGGCAGATACTTCTAGACAATTGCCTTTAAGGAATATCTCAAAATTAATTTTAGATATTCGTGAGGGGAGGGAAACTTTAGCAATGATCGGAATAAGAAAACCGTCATTACATTATTATTCGAGGCAAATAATTTTTTATGAACCAAACACTGAAGAAGGATTAATTAATCTTTCAGAAAGGCTAAATAATGATAGAAGAGAAAATTATGAGGATCAACCTGATTATGAATACAAATCTCTATTGGTTGTGATAGATGAATTATCTTCTCGCCGAAAGCAATGGTCAAAAATTAATCATCAAAAATTGGGCAAATTTGGGATTTATAATTTATGGCGAATTCAAAAAAGTGATTTAAATAAGTATTCGAAATTGCTAGTGAATAGTGGTTATAAATCTGACTGGAAAAATAGAAAAGTTGAAAAATTTTAA
- a CDS encoding glycosyltransferase family 4 protein, which yields MRIVLISTPIGFLGSGKGGGVELTLNSLVSGLISLGHSVEVVAPKNSKLHERNVKAKLYFVEGEDQISWQHQNYNSPVCIPDNSLLAGMLEKGLDIAKHADVLLNMSYDWLPIWMTLNLEIPIAHIISMGSESLVISNLISKVYAKYPNNFAFHSKMQANDYPFIKKPTIIGNGFNLDNYIFQDSVKGPLAWVGRVAPEKGLEDAVYVANELGEKLKVWGLIEDEMYASKIEKSFPQGAIDWMGFLSTDQLQKELGKCRGLLNTPKWNEAYGNVVVEALACGVPVVAYKRGGPSEIIRHGQTGYLADPDDKKNMLFYVKIIEKIKRQKCREWVENNASADIFASKVVNWLNKVIIDY from the coding sequence ATGCGGATAGTTTTGATTAGTACTCCAATAGGGTTTTTAGGGAGTGGCAAAGGTGGTGGAGTTGAATTAACTTTAAATTCTTTAGTTTCAGGTTTAATTTCTTTAGGCCATTCTGTTGAGGTTGTAGCTCCAAAAAATTCTAAGTTACATGAAAGGAATGTAAAAGCAAAATTATATTTTGTGGAAGGTGAAGATCAAATTAGTTGGCAGCATCAAAATTACAATTCTCCCGTGTGTATCCCAGACAATTCTCTTTTAGCAGGAATGCTTGAAAAGGGATTAGATATCGCTAAACATGCAGATGTATTGTTGAACATGTCTTATGATTGGTTGCCAATTTGGATGACTCTAAATTTAGAGATACCTATTGCACACATTATTAGTATGGGTTCTGAAAGTTTAGTAATTAGTAATTTGATATCTAAGGTATATGCTAAGTATCCAAATAATTTTGCTTTTCATTCGAAAATGCAAGCTAATGATTATCCATTCATAAAAAAACCAACAATTATTGGGAATGGGTTTAATTTAGATAATTATATTTTTCAAGATTCAGTGAAGGGGCCCTTAGCATGGGTTGGAAGAGTAGCTCCGGAAAAAGGTTTGGAGGACGCAGTTTATGTGGCAAATGAACTTGGCGAAAAATTAAAAGTTTGGGGACTTATTGAAGATGAGATGTATGCGTCAAAGATAGAAAAATCATTCCCTCAAGGCGCTATAGATTGGATGGGTTTTTTGTCGACTGATCAATTACAAAAAGAACTTGGTAAATGCAGAGGGTTGTTAAATACTCCCAAATGGAATGAGGCATATGGGAACGTAGTAGTTGAAGCTTTAGCCTGTGGTGTTCCAGTTGTAGCTTATAAAAGGGGAGGACCTAGTGAAATTATTCGACATGGGCAAACAGGTTATCTTGCGGACCCTGATGATAAAAAAAATATGCTTTTCTATGTAAAGATTATTGAAAAAATAAAGCGTCAGAAATGTAGAGAATGGGTAGAAAACAATGCCTCCGCAGATATATTTGCTAGTAAGGTTGTGAACTGGCTTAATAAGGTAATCATCGATTATTAG